One window of Alkaliphilus metalliredigens QYMF genomic DNA carries:
- a CDS encoding phage holin family protein, with amino-acid sequence MSEDRNNDRNQNRTQASHSWVGIILRFVVSAIVIAVAAFLTPGFRIEGVWGIVVAAAVISIVDYLIQRVVGFDASPFGKGITGFIVAAIVLYGAQFIVPAMRVTFLGAILGAIVIGILDMIIPGKTM; translated from the coding sequence ATGTCTGAAGATAGAAATAATGATAGAAATCAAAACCGTACACAAGCATCTCATAGCTGGGTAGGGATTATATTAAGATTTGTAGTCTCTGCTATCGTCATTGCAGTTGCCGCCTTTTTAACACCAGGATTTAGAATAGAGGGTGTATGGGGGATTGTAGTAGCTGCTGCGGTTATTTCGATTGTCGACTACTTAATACAACGAGTTGTTGGATTTGATGCTTCGCCATTTGGTAAAGGCATCACAGGGTTTATTGTGGCCGCTATTGTGCTCTATGGCGCCCAGTTTATTGTTCCAGCCATGCGTGTTACATTCCTTGGAGCTATTCTAGGTGCAATTGTCATTGGTATTTTAGATATGATTATACCTGGTAAAACAATGTAA